The following is a genomic window from Motilibacter rhizosphaerae.
TGAGCTGGTCGAGGCGCACCTGGCGAGGAGGCACCCGCGCCCAGTCGCGCTGCGAGGTGCCGTGGTCCGGGTAGGGACGCGAGTCGCCGACAGCCTTGAACAGCACCTCGGCAGACTAGACGACGCGGCGGCGCCTGCCGAGGGACAGGGGCAGGACGGACGTCACGCGCATTCCGGGCAGGTCGGCCCCCTGCGGAGGGCGCGGCGGCGAGCACCCCCTTCGCACCAGGAGCCGGCGCGCAGCGGTGGGCTGCGGCCGGCTCCGGGGCGGCGGAGGATACGGGATTTGAACCCGTGAGGGGTTGCCCCCAACACGATTTCCAATCGTGCGCCCTAGGCCACTAGGCGAATCCTCCGCCGAGGAGGATACGGCAAGCGGAAGGGCCCTCGCGCACGGCGCCCGGCGCCTCGGGGGGTCCTGCCGTGCGGCTGCGGTGGCCGTCGGCCGCTACAGTAGGGCCCAGCCCCTCGCGTGGCGCTACCCGTCGAACCTCCCCAGGGCCGGAAGGCAGCAAGGATAAGGCGGCTCTGGCGGGTGCGCGGGGGGCCCTCGCGTCCCCGGGGCCGGGCCCCCGCGCGCCGCCGCAGCGCTCGACGGCTGCCCTGGAAGTTGATCAGGCTGCCTGATCGAGTGCGCGGCCGACCGGACGACGTGGTGCCCGGCAGCACGAGATCGCGTGCGGTCGGCGTGCACCTCGTACGGCCGTCCCGACCGCGGCCCGCGACAGCGGGGTCACGGCTCGCGCGCACGCCGCTCCCCGACGCGGGGACCCCGCACCTGCCTCCCCCAGAGGACGGCAGCGGCTGTCGGTGCGGACGGTTAGCCTCGGTCCGTGCCCGAAGCGCTCTACCGCCGCTACCGACCCGAGACGTTCGCGGACGTCATCGGCCAGGAGCACGTGACCGAGCCGCTCTCGCAGGCGTTGCGCAAGGACCACGTCCACCACGCGTACCTCTTCTCCGGCCCGCGCGGCTGCGGCAAGACGACGAGCGCGCGCATCCTCGCCCGCTGCCTCAACTGCGCGCAGGGCCCCACCCCGACGCCGTGCGGCGTCTGCCAGAGCTGCACCGACCTGGCCCGCGGCGGGCCCGGGAGCCTCGACGTCATCGAGATCGACGCGGCGAGCCACGGCGGCGTCGACGACGCCCGCGACCTGCGCGAGAAGGCGTTCTTCTCGCCCTCGTCCTCGCCCTACAAGATCTACATCGTCGACGAGGCGCACATGGTCTCGCCGCAGGGCTTCAACGCCCTGCTCAAGGTGGTCGAGGAGCCCCCGCCGCACCTCAAGTTCATCTTCGCGACGACGGAGCCCGAGAAGGTCATCGGGACGATCCGGTCGCGGACGCACCACTACCCCTTCCGCCTCGTGCCGCCGAGCCGGCTGCAGGAGCACCTCGCCGGCATCTGCGCGAGCGAGGGCGTGGCCGTGGCGCCGGGCGTGCTCCCGCTCGTGGTGCGCGCGGGGCGCGGCTCGGTGCGCGACGCGCTGAGCGTGCTCGACCAGCTGGTGGCGGGGGCGGGGGACTCGGGCGTGACGTACGAGCTCGCCACCGCGCTGCTCGGCTACACCGACACCGCCCTGCTCGACGCGGCGATCGACGCCCTCGGCGCCGGTGACGGGGCGAGCGCCTTCCTCGCGGTCGACCGCGTCATCGAGGGCGGGCTCGACCCCCGCCGCTTCGCCGAGGACCTGCTCGAGCGGCTGCGCGACCTCGTCGTGCTCGCCGCCGTGCCCGACTCGGCAGGGGCGCTGCTCGCCCACCTGCCCGCCGACGAGATGGAGCGGATGCGGGTGCAGGCCGCCGGCTTCGGCTCCGCCGGCCTCTCGCGGGCCGCGGACATCGTGTCCGCCGGGCTCACCGAGATGCGCGGGACCACCACGCCGCGCCTGCAGCTCGAGCTCACGGTCGCCCGCGTCCTGCTGCCCGCCGCCGAGGGCGGCGAGCGCGCGCTGGCGACCCGGCTCGAGCGGATGGAGCGCCTCGTCGCGGGCGGCGTCGCGATGGGCGTGCCCACGGTGCCCGACGAGGTCGCCCGCACCTCGCCGGTCTCCCCGCGGCCCCGGCCCGTCGAGCAGCCGCCCGCGGCTCCGGCGCAGCAGCGGCCCGCGCAGGAGCGGCCCGTCGAGCGGGCACCCGAGCCCGTGCGCGCGCAGCCCGACCCCGCGCCCGCGGCGGCGGCCGCCGCCGTGCCGCCGGCACCCGTCGTACCGGTGCCGGCCCAGGCCCCATCGGCTCCCGCGGCCTCCTCCGGCGGTGCGGGTCCGCGCGACCTCGGCAGCGTGCGCGAGATGTGGCCGGTCGTCCTCGGCACCCTGGCCTCGCTGAAGCGGACGACCTGGACCCTCGTGAGCTCGCAGTCGCAGGTCGTGGGCGCGGGGGAGGGCGTGCTGACGCTGGCGTTCCCGACCCCGGGGCTGCGCGAGCAGTTCGCGGGGCGCTCGGACCACGCCGAGTTCGTCCGGCAGGCGCTCATCGACGTCCTCGGCGTGGACTGGCGGATCGAGGCGGTCGTCGGCGGCCCCGGCGCCGCGCCCGCGGCGCGGCAGGAGCAGCGGCGCCCCGAGCCCGCCGCGCCGGCCCCCGCACCCCAGCCGGACCCGCCCGCCCCGCCCGGCCAGCAGGCGCAGCCCCAGCCCACCGAGCAGCCCGTCCGGAGCGAGCAGTCCCCGTCTCCGCGGCAGCCCGAGCAGCGCGCCCGCGACCCGCGGCCCGCGCCCGACCAGCCGCGTCAGGACCCCCCGGCGCGCCAGGAGCAGTCCGACGGGAGCCGCTCCGACGCCGCCCGCCCCGACGCCGCCCGCCCCGACGCCGCTCGCCCCGGGGCCGCGCGGCGCGCGCCCGCGCGGGAGCCCGAGCCGCCGGGCTGGGACGACGCCCCGCCTTCCCCGGAGGACGAGGAGACCGCCCCGCCGGACCCCGCGCAGCCGGAGCCCGCTCCGCTCTCCCCCCGGGCGCGCGCGCTCGCCGCCGTCGCGGGGACCGCGGGCCGCCCTGCCGCCGTCCCGCCGGAGCACGACGAGCCCGCCGCCGACGACCAGGTGCTCGACGACGACGGGCTGAGCGGCATCGCGCTGCTCCAGCGCGACCTCGGCGCGCGCGTGATCGGGGAGTACGACAATGCGTGAGCCGACCCGCCAGAGCACGACGACCCCCCAGACCAGGAGCGCCTAGGTGTACGAGGGTGTCGTCCAGGACCTCATCGACGAGCTCGGCCGGCTGCCCGGCGTCGGGCCGAAGAGCGCGCAGCGCATCGCCTTCCACCTGCTCGCCGCCGACCCCGTCGACGTGCGCAGGCTCGTCGTCGCGCTCGAGCAGGTCAAGGAGAAGGTCCGCTTCTGCCGGGTGTGCGGCAACGTCGCGGAGGAGGTGGAGTGCCGCATCTGCCGCGACGCCCGGCGCGACCTCAGCGTCATCTGCGTGGTCGAGGAGTCCAAGGACGTCGTGGCGATCGAGCGGACCCGCGAGTTCCGCGGCCGCTACCACGTGCTCGGCGGCGCGATCAGCCCCATCGAGGGCGTCGGCCCCGACGACCTGCGCATCCGGGAGTTGCTCGCGCGGCTCGCAGATGGCACGGTGACCGAGTTGATCCTGGCCACCGACCCCAACCTCGAGGGCGAGGCCACGGCCACCTACCTCGCGCGCATCCTCAAGCCGATGGGGCTGCGCGTCACACGGCTCGCGAGCGGGCTGCCGGTGGGTGGCGACCTGGAGTACGCCGACGAGGTCACCCTCGGACGCGCTTTCGAAGGAAGGCGACTTCTCGATGTCTGACACGACTGCCGGCTCGGAGACCGGCGGCGCGGGCCAGGAGGACTGGACCGACTTCGCGGCGGAGATCTCCGACCAGGTCGAGAGCTTCGTGCTGGCCGTGCGCGAGATCTCCGCGGGCCAGAGCCCGGAGACGGCGATCTCGCTGCTGCTGCTGGAGGTGTCCCAGGTCCTGCTCGCGGGGGCCCGGCTCGGCGCCGTCCAGGACGTCGTCCCGGACGAGCGCTTCGAGCCCGACACCGGCGGCGACGCGGACCTCGAGGCCGTGCGCACGTCGCTCGCGGCGCTGCTCGAGCCGGTCGACGAGTACGCCGAGGTCTTCGACCCCTACGCCGACCCGCCCGAGGTCGTCACCACGACGCTGTCCGACGACGTCGCCGACGTGCTCGTCGACCTCGTCCACGGGCTGCAGCACTACAAGGCCGGCCGCGTGGTCGAGGCCCTCTGGTGGTGGCAGTTCTCCTACCTGTCCAACTGGGGCTCCACGGCGAGCGCCGCGCTGCGCGCGCTGCAGTCGATCATCAGCCACGTCCGCCTCGACTCCACCGTCGAGCACGACGACGAGCTGCTCGCCGAGGACCGCCTGCTCGCGCAGACGGTGGCCGACGCGGTGGCGCCGCCGCAGGGCTACGTCCCCCGCCACTAGCCGCTGCCAGCGGGCCCTGCCACCGGCCGCTGCCAGCGGGCCCTGCCACCGGCCGTTGCCAGCGGGCCGTGCCACCAGCCGTCGGCGCCCCGGGGGAGTCCCCCGGGGCGCCGACGCCGCTCGGCCCAGCGGCCGACGGGCCTCAGCCGGTCGTGGCCGGCTCGGCGGCCGTCCCCTCCGGAGCCGTCCCCCGCGCGGCCGACCCCTCCGTGCGGGCGGCGGGCAGCAGCCCGTCGACGACCGCGGGTGCGGCGACCCCCGCGCGCCGCGCCCGCAGGACCTTGACGAGGCCCGGCAGCGTGACGACGAAGCCGAGGACCGCGGCGGTGATGCTCACCGTCGTGCCGCTGACGTACGCGTCGAGCGTCCGCTGCGGGGTGGGCGACGAGCCGGACGAGCTGTCGAGCACGGCCGTCGTGACGGCGAGGAAGAGCGCGCCGCCGATCTGCGTGGAGGTCTGGACGAGGCCCGAGGCGAGCCCCTGCTCCTCGTCGGCCACGCCGGCGGTGGCCGCGGTGTTGACCGCGGCGAAGCTCAGCGCGAAGCCCAGGCCGAGGGGCAGCACGGCGGGGAGCACGACGCCGAGGTAGCCCGTCTCCAGCCCGATGCGGCGGAACAGCGCGTAGCCGAGCACGAAGGCGGCCATGCCGAGCGCGAGCGGGACCAGCGGCCCGTACCTGTCGATGAGGCGCCCGACCAGCGGCGCTGCGGCCACGACGAGCAGGCCCATCGGCAGCAGCCCGAAGGCCATCTCCAGCGCGGACCAGCCCAGCGTCCGCTGCAGGTAGAGCGAGGCGATGAACTGGAAGCCGACGTACCCGCCGAAGATCGTCGCGGCGGTGAGGTTGGCGGCGACCAGGCCGGGGGTGCGCAGGACGCCGAGGCGGACGAGCGGGGCTGCGGAGCGCAGCTCGACGACGGTGAACAGCGCGACGAGCAGCCCGGCGAGCACGAAGCCGCCGACCGTCACCGGCGAGCCCCAGCCCTCGTCGGGCGCGCGGACGACGGTGACGACGAGCGCGAGCAGGGCGGCGGTGACGGAGGCCGCCCCCGGGACGTCGTACGTCCGGTGCGCCACCGTGGGAGCGGGCTCGTCGCGCGGCACGAAGCGGGCCCCCAGGGCGAGCAGGACCAGCGCCAGCGGCCCGGGGACGATGAACGGCAGGCGCCAGGCGACCGAGGTGAGCAGCCCGCCGAGGACGAGGCCGAGCGAGAACCCGCTCGCCGCCGTGGCGGTGTAGACGGAGAGCGCCTTCGTGCGGGCGTGGCCCTCGGGGAAGCGCGTCGTGATGATCGACAGGGTCGCGGGCGCGGTGAACGCGGCGGCGGCGCCCTTGACGAAGCGGGCGACGACGAGCAGCGTGCCGTCGTCGGCGACGCCCGTCAGCAGGCTGGCGACGGCGAAGACGCCGAGCCCGGCGAGCAGGACGGAGCGGCGGCCGAGCAGGTCGCTGGAGCGGCCGCCCAGCAGCAGGAACCCGCCGTAGCCGAGGACGTAGCCGCTGACGACCCACTGCAGGGTGCTGGGACCGAGGTCGAGCGCCCGTCCGACGGACGGCAGGGCGACACCGACCATCGACACGTCGAGGCCGTCGAGGAAGACGGTGCCGCAGAGCACGAGCAGGAGCAGCCAGCCGCGGCGCCCGAGGCCTGCGGCGGGGGTCGGAGGAGCGGTGCTGACGACGGGTGTGCGTGTCATGGCT
Proteins encoded in this region:
- a CDS encoding DNA polymerase III subunit gamma and tau, producing MPEALYRRYRPETFADVIGQEHVTEPLSQALRKDHVHHAYLFSGPRGCGKTTSARILARCLNCAQGPTPTPCGVCQSCTDLARGGPGSLDVIEIDAASHGGVDDARDLREKAFFSPSSSPYKIYIVDEAHMVSPQGFNALLKVVEEPPPHLKFIFATTEPEKVIGTIRSRTHHYPFRLVPPSRLQEHLAGICASEGVAVAPGVLPLVVRAGRGSVRDALSVLDQLVAGAGDSGVTYELATALLGYTDTALLDAAIDALGAGDGASAFLAVDRVIEGGLDPRRFAEDLLERLRDLVVLAAVPDSAGALLAHLPADEMERMRVQAAGFGSAGLSRAADIVSAGLTEMRGTTTPRLQLELTVARVLLPAAEGGERALATRLERMERLVAGGVAMGVPTVPDEVARTSPVSPRPRPVEQPPAAPAQQRPAQERPVERAPEPVRAQPDPAPAAAAAAVPPAPVVPVPAQAPSAPAASSGGAGPRDLGSVREMWPVVLGTLASLKRTTWTLVSSQSQVVGAGEGVLTLAFPTPGLREQFAGRSDHAEFVRQALIDVLGVDWRIEAVVGGPGAAPAARQEQRRPEPAAPAPAPQPDPPAPPGQQAQPQPTEQPVRSEQSPSPRQPEQRARDPRPAPDQPRQDPPARQEQSDGSRSDAARPDAARPDAARPGAARRAPAREPEPPGWDDAPPSPEDEETAPPDPAQPEPAPLSPRARALAAVAGTAGRPAAVPPEHDEPAADDQVLDDDGLSGIALLQRDLGARVIGEYDNA
- the recR gene encoding recombination mediator RecR, with the translated sequence MYEGVVQDLIDELGRLPGVGPKSAQRIAFHLLAADPVDVRRLVVALEQVKEKVRFCRVCGNVAEEVECRICRDARRDLSVICVVEESKDVVAIERTREFRGRYHVLGGAISPIEGVGPDDLRIRELLARLADGTVTELILATDPNLEGEATATYLARILKPMGLRVTRLASGLPVGGDLEYADEVTLGRAFEGRRLLDV
- a CDS encoding DUF5063 domain-containing protein; translated protein: MSDTTAGSETGGAGQEDWTDFAAEISDQVESFVLAVREISAGQSPETAISLLLLEVSQVLLAGARLGAVQDVVPDERFEPDTGGDADLEAVRTSLAALLEPVDEYAEVFDPYADPPEVVTTTLSDDVADVLVDLVHGLQHYKAGRVVEALWWWQFSYLSNWGSTASAALRALQSIISHVRLDSTVEHDDELLAEDRLLAQTVADAVAPPQGYVPRH
- a CDS encoding MFS transporter; its protein translation is MTRTPVVSTAPPTPAAGLGRRGWLLLLVLCGTVFLDGLDVSMVGVALPSVGRALDLGPSTLQWVVSGYVLGYGGFLLLGGRSSDLLGRRSVLLAGLGVFAVASLLTGVADDGTLLVVARFVKGAAAAFTAPATLSIITTRFPEGHARTKALSVYTATAASGFSLGLVLGGLLTSVAWRLPFIVPGPLALVLLALGARFVPRDEPAPTVAHRTYDVPGAASVTAALLALVVTVVRAPDEGWGSPVTVGGFVLAGLLVALFTVVELRSAAPLVRLGVLRTPGLVAANLTAATIFGGYVGFQFIASLYLQRTLGWSALEMAFGLLPMGLLVVAAAPLVGRLIDRYGPLVPLALGMAAFVLGYALFRRIGLETGYLGVVLPAVLPLGLGFALSFAAVNTAATAGVADEEQGLASGLVQTSTQIGGALFLAVTTAVLDSSSGSSPTPQRTLDAYVSGTTVSITAAVLGFVVTLPGLVKVLRARRAGVAAPAVVDGLLPAARTEGSAARGTAPEGTAAEPATTG